The genome window GCTCTTGATTCCTTTACAACTTGTGGGAGCAGCAACTCCACTCACAAAGATCAGCTCACAGCAAGTGCTTTAGCAAACTCTTGCTATCTATCTATCAAATGGATGTTTATTCTAAGCACACAACTGCATCTGGACCCTAAGTGGTGTTTTTAGTAATTAATGATGACCATATTGAATTAATGAATTTTTGAaaaaataagaatgcaggttggaccacaAAGAgatgagtgaaagggaattaggcttacacctatttcctaaatgattttggtggttgaattgcccaacacaaataaattggactaactagtttgctctagtgtataagttatacaggtgtcaaaggttcacacttagccaataaaaagaccaagttttgggttcaacaaaagagcaaaaggtcaaccgaaggcacctctggtctggcgcaccggactgtccggtgtgcaccaccggacagtgtccggtgcaccagaagactccaactcaaactcgtcaccttcgggaaaattcagaggcgactccgctataattcaccggactgtccggtgtacaccggacagtgtccggtgctccaaggaagggcgtctcaggaactcgccagcttcgggaaatcgtaacggctgctccgctataattcaccagacatgtccggtgtaactgcggggcaacggctacttcgcgccaacggtcacctgcaacagcaattaatgcgcgccagagcgcgcagaagttaggcacgtccatgctggcgcaccggacactctacagtgcatgtccggtgcgccaccggacatccaggtgggcccagaagacagagctccaacggtcggaacccaacggctttggtgacgtggctggcgcaccggacatgtccggtgtgcaccggactgtccggtgcaccatacgacagtcagcctccaccaaacggctagtttggtggttggggctataaatacccccaaccaccccacattcatagcatccaagttttcacacttccaaccacttacaagagctaggcattcaattctagacacactcaagagatcaaatcctctcccaaattccacacaacgccctagtgcttagagagagagatttgcttgtgttctttcgagctcttgcgcttggattgctttcttctttcttgattctttattgcaatcaaactcacttgtaattgaggcaagagacaccaatcttgtggtggtccttgtgggaactttgtgttccaagtgattgagaagagaaagctcactcggtccgagggaccgtttgagagagggaaagggttgaaagagacccggtctttgtgaccacctcaacagggagtaggtttgcgaaaaccgaacctcggtaaaacaaatccgcgtgtcacacttcttatttgcttgcgatttgttttgcaccctatttcgcggactcgattatatttctaacgctaacccagcttgtagttgtgattatttttgagaattttagtttcgccctattcaccccctctaggcgactttcaattggtatcaaagcccggtgcttcattagagcctaaccgctcgaagtgatgtcgagagatcacgtcaagaaggagatggagaccgacgaaaagctcactacaagcaacgagaaagctctatcgggagagtcccgcaacaaggataaGAAGAAGgataagaagacttcttctcacaaatcgcatcggagtggcgacaaaataaagaagatgaggaaggtggtctactacgagaccgacacttcatcaccttctacctccggctccgacgcaccctccataatttctaagcgccatgagcgcaagaagtttagtaagatccccttacattatcctcgtacttctagacatactccattactttccgttccattaggcaaaccgccaacctttgacggtgaagattatgctaggtggagtgatttaatgaaatttcatctaacctcactccacaaaagtatatggaatgttgttgagtttggagcacaggtaccatccgtaggggatgaggattatgatgaggacgaggtggcccaaatcgagcacttcaactcccaagccacaaccatactcctcgcctctctaagtagggaggagtacaacaaggtgcaaggactaaaaagcgccaaggaagtttgggacgtgctcaagacggcgcacgagggtgatgaactcaccaagatcaccaaacgggaaacgatcgagggggagctcggtcgcttccgtcttcgccaaggggaggagccacaagatacgtacaaccgactcaagaccttggtgaatcaagtgcgcaacctcggaagcaagaaatgggatgaccacgaggtggttaagattattttgagatcacttatattccttaaccctactcaagtacaattaattcgtggtaacccaagatatacactaatgacccccgaggaagtaatcgggaattttgtgagctttgaatttatgattaagggctcccggaagatcaacgagcttgacagtccctccacgtccgaagctcaaccggttgcattcaaggcaacggaggagaagaaggaggagtctacaccaagtagacaaccaatcgatgcctccaagctcgacaatgaggaaatggcgctcgtcatcaagagcttccgccaaatcctcaaacaaaggagggggaaggactacaaaccccgctccaagaaagtgtgttacaaatgtggtaagcccggtcattttattgcaaaatgtcctatatctagtgacagtgacaggggcgacgacaagaaggggagaagaaagaagaagaagagatactacaagaagaagggcggtgatgcccatgtttgtcgggagtgggactctgacgaaagctctagcgactcctcagacgacgaggacgccgccaacatcgccgttaccaagagacttctcttccccaacgtcggccacaagtgcctcatggcaaaggacggcaaaaagaagaaggttaaatctaaatcctccactagatatgaatcctctagtgatgaaaatgctagtgatgaggaagataacttacgtactctttttgccaacttaaacatgcaacaaaaagagaaattaaatgaattgattagtgccatccatgagaaggatgatctcttggactcccaagaggacttcctaatcaaggaaaacaaaaagcatgttaaagttaaaaatgcttatgctctagaagttgagaaatgtgaaaaattatctagtgagctaagcacttgccatgagacaatagacaaccttagaaataaaaatgctaatttgttagctaaggttgattcaaatgtttgtaatgtttcaattcccaatcttagaaatgataatgatgatttacttgctaagattgaagaattaaacatgtctcttgctagccttaggattgaaaatgaaaaattgcttgctaaggctaagggtcttgatgtttgcaatgctactatttccgaccttagaactaaaaatgatatattacatgctaaggttgtagaattaaaatcttgcaaaccctctacatctaccattgagcacacttctatttgtactagatgtagagatattgatgttaatgatattcatgatcacatggctttaattaaacaataaaatgatcatatagcaaaattagatgttaaaattgccgagcataacttagaaaatgagaaatttaaatttgctagaagtatgctctatagtgggagacgccctggcattaaggatggcattggcttccaaaagggggacaatgtcaaacttaatgcccctcctaagaaattgtctaattttgttaagggcaaggctcccatgcctcaggataacgagggttacattttgtaccctgccggttatcccgagagcaaaattaggagagttcactctaggaagtctcactctggccctaatcatgcttttatgtataagggtgagacatctagttctaggcaacaaacccatgttaagttgcctaagaagaaaactcctagtgcatcaaatgaacataaattttcatttaaaacttttgatgcatcttatgttttgactaacaaatccagcaaggtagttgccaaatatgttgggggcaagcacaaggggtcaaagacttgtgtttgggtacccaaagttcttgtatctaatgccaaaggacccaaaaccatttgggtacctaaagtcaagaactaaaaatgttttgtaggtttatgcatccgggggctcaagttggattatcgacagcgggtgcacaaaccacatgacaggggagaagaaaatgttctcctcctatgagaaaaaccaagatccccaacgagctatcacattcggggatggaaatcaaggtttggtcaaaggattgggtaaaatagctatatctcctgaccattctatttccaatgtttttcttgtagattcattagattacaacttgctttctgtatctcaattatgcaaaatgggctacaactgtttattcactgatgtaggtgtcactgtctttagaagaagtgatgattcaatagcatttaagggagtgttagagggtcagctatacttagtggattttgatagagctgaactcgacacttgcttaattgctaagactaacatgggctggctctggcatcgccgactagcacatgttgggatgaagaatcttcataagcttctaaagggagagcatattttaggactaacaaatgttcattttgagaaagacaggatttgtagcgcatgccaagcagggaagcaagttggcactcatcatccacacaagaacatcatgacgaccgacaggccgcttgagctactccacatggatctattcggcccgatagcttacataagcatcggcgggagtaagtattgtcttgtaattgtggatgattattctcgcttcacttgggtattctttttgcaggaaaaatctcatacccaagagaccttaaagggattcttgagacaggctcaaaatgagttcggcttaaggatcaagaaaattagaagcgacaacgggacggagttcaagaactcacaaattgaaggcttccttgaggaggagggcatcaagcatgagttctcttctccctacaccccacaacaaaatggtgtagtggagaggaagaatagaaccctcttggacatggcaagaaccatgcttgatgaatacaagacatcagatcggttttgggcgaaggcggtcaacaccgcttgctacgccatcaaccggttatatctaaaccgaatcctcaagaagacatcatacgaactcctaaccggtaaaaagcccaacatttcatattttagagtctttggtagcaaatgctttattcttgttaaaagaggtagaaaatctaaatttgctcctaagactgtagaaggctttttactaggatatgattcaaacacaagggcatatagagtctttaacaagtccgccggacaagttgaagtttcttgtgacgttgtgtttgatgagactaacggctctcaagtagagcaagttgatcttgatgagataggtattgaagaggctccatgcatcgcgctaaggaacatgtctattgcggatgtgtgtcctaaggaatccgaagagcctccaaatgcacaagatcaaccatcctcctccacgcaagcatctccaccaactcaaaatgaggatgaagctcaagttgatgaagtaaaagatcaagcaaatgagccacctcaagatgacagcaatgatcaagggggagatacaaatgatcaagacaaggaggatgaagaacaaaggccgccacacccaagagtccaccaagcaatccaacgagatcaccccgtcgacaccatcctcgacgacattcataagggggtaaccactagatctcgtgttgcacatttttgtgagcattactcttttgtttcctctatagaGCCACACagaatagaggaagcacttcaagattcggattgggtagtggcaatgcaagaggagctcaacaacttcactaggaatgaggtatggcatttagttccacgtcctaatcaaaatgttgtaggaaccaaatgggtcttccgcaacaagcaagatgagcatggtgtggtgacaaggaacaaagctcgacttgtggccaagggatactcccaagtcgaaggtttggatttcggtgaaacctatgcacccgtagctaggcttgagtcaattcgcatattattggcctatgctacttaccatggcttcaagctttatcaaatggacgtgaaaagtgccttcctcaatggaccaattaaggaagaggtctatgttgagcaacctcccggctttgaagatagtgagtaccctaaccatgtgtataaactctctaaggcgctttatgggctcaagcaagctccaagagcatggtatgaatgccttagagattttcttatcactaatggcttcaaagttggaaaggtcgatcctactttattcactaaaactcttgaaaatgacttgtttgtatgccaaatttatgttgatgatattatatttgggtctactaacgagtctacatgtgaagaatttagtaggatcatgacacaaaaattcgagatgtctatgatgggggagttgaagtacttcttaggatttcaagtgaagcaactccaagaaggcaccttcctaagccaaatgaagtatactcaagatattctaaacaagtttgggatgaaggatgccaaacctatcaagacacccatgggaaccaatgggcatctcgacctcgacgaaggaggtaaatccgtcgatcaaaaggtataccggtcgatgataggttctttactctacttatgtgcatctcgaccggatattatgctttccgtatgcatgtgtgcaagattccaagccaaccctaaggaagctcaccttacggccgtaaaacgaatcttgagatatttagtttatactcctaagtttgggctttggtatcctaggggatccacttttgatttaattggttattcggatgccgattgggcagggtgtaaaatcaatagaaagagcacatcggggacttgccagttcttgggaagatccttggtgtcttgggcttcaaagaagcaaaattccgtagctctttctaccgcagaggccgagtacattgccgcaggacattgttgcgtgcaactactttgggtgagacaaacccttagggactatggttacaaattaaccaaagttcctcttctatgtgataatgagagtgcaatccgcatggcggataatcccgtcgagcacagctgcactaaacacatagccattcggtatcactttttaagggatcaccaacaaaagggagatatcgagatttcttacattaatactaaagatcaattagccgatatctttaccaagcctcttgatgaacaaacttcggcatgagctaaatattcttgattctaggaacttcttttgttgatttgcacacatagctcatttatatacctttgatcatgtctctttcatatgctatgactaatgtgttttcaagtctatttcaaaccaagtcataggtgtcttgaaagggaattggagtcttcggcgaagacaaaggcttccactccacaactCATTCTTCGCCATCACTACTAGCAACTCTCCACTTTTgggggagaaaacatgagcaccaaaggactccatctttggtataatcttcactcatttatttataaccaaagggggagagagtaattcaagggctctaatgattccgtttttggcgattcatgtcaaagggggagaaagtattagcccaaagcaaaaggaccgcaccaccaagcaaaaggaccgcaccaccacccaattttaaaaaaagagtttttcaattagtatgatcctcagttgataaatttcaaattggtatcttattgtgttcaaaagggggagaaagtagtatttcaaaattgatacatcaaaaccctcttgaacactaagaggagaatcttatctagggggagttttttttgtgaagtcaaaggaaaggcatttgaaacagggggagaaaaattcaaatcttgaaaatgcttcgcaaaatcttatttatttgcctttgactatttgcaaaaagaactttgaaaagatttacaaaagaatttgcaaaaacaaaacatgtggtgcaagcgtggtccaaaatgttaaaaatgaagaaacaatccatgcatatcttataagtatttatattggctcaattccaagcaacctttgcacttacattatgcaaactagttcaattatgcacttctatacttgctttggtttgtgttggcatcaatcaccaaaaagggggagattgaaagggaattaggcttacacctatttcctaaatgattttggtggttgaattgtccaacacaaataaattggactaactagtttgctctattgtataagttatacaggtgccaaaggttcacacttagccaataaaaagaccaagttttgggttcaacaaaagagcaaaaggtcaaccgaaggcacctctggtctggcgcaccggactgtccagtgcaccagaagactccaactcaaactcgtcaccttcgggaaaattcagaggcgactccgctataattcaccggactgtccggtgtacaccggacagtgtccggtgctccaaggaagggcgtctcaggaactcgccagcttcgggaaatcgcaacggctgctccgctataattcaccggacatgtccggtgtaactgcggggcaacagctacttcacgccaacggtcacctgcaacagcaattaatgcgcgccagagcgcgcagaagtcaggcacgttcatgctggcgcaccggacactctacagtgcatgtccggtgcgccacccgacatccaggcgggcccagaagatagagctccaacggtcggaacccaatggctttggtgacgtggctggcgcaccggacatgtccggtgtgcaccggactgtccggtgcaccatacgacagtcagcctccaccaaacggctagtttggtggttggggctataaatacccccaaccaccccacattcatagcatccaagttttcacacttccaaccacttacaagagctaggcattcaattctagacacactcaagagatcaaatcctctccaaattccacacaacgccctagtgcttagagagagagagatttgcttgtgttctttcgagctcttgcgcttggattgctttcttctttcttgattctttattgcaatcaaactcacttgtaattgaggcaagagacaccaatcttgtggtggtccttgtgggaactttgtgttccaagtgattgagaagagaaagctcactcggtccgagggaccgtttgagagagggaaagggttcaaagagacccggtctttgtgaccacctcaacggggagtaggtttgcgaaagccgaacctcggtaaaacaaatctgcatgtcacacttcttatttgcttgcgatttgttttgcaccctctctcgcggactcgattatatttctaacgctaacccggcttgtagttgtgattatttttgagaatttcagtttcgccctattcaccccccctctaggcgactttcaatgagcTTTATTAAAAGTCTTGGAAACTTAGACATTGGTTATGGAAGAATGAAGGCAAATATATTATGAAggattttacttttgccggtcacaAGATGTTTAGTGAAGGAAATTGAccagattagtaggctagatagacaTACtatttaagaggggtcaatgataaTTTCTTATgtgaaacttagtgcctcatagagcatgtaGATGTTGCATGTGCATGAGAACTAACAGAGCTACCGGGTTTGCAAGTTATTTGTTTTCAAAAGTGTGATTTGGAAAGTGAGCTAAGTATAGGTGTTGCGGACCGTTGGGCCAGGAGGCCAGACTACCCGTGCGCAACTCCAGAGAGGTATGAAGTGTTGTAGTCTTCGGAGTGGTCCAAAGTATTTGCACTGTGAACCGTTCGAGCCTAGTGGTCGGACCATCTGCGGTCCTGACCAGGAAGGCTGTCTTTTTTCACATTTCCTTGTGTTCTTGTGTGGACTGTCCGACCGGGGGTCGGTGGACTGTCAACAAATGCCTAATATGGTTTCGGCAGGTACCATGTATATTTGTCTTGTACTATGGTTTGTCCGAGCTTTGAGCTCAGAAAGTACTAACTATCAAGTAGCAGACTGTCTGGCTAGGATTGCCGGACCATACCATCTACTTGTATTAAAGTCGGGTGGGCAAAGCTCAGGGAGTTATTGttgccaggtcacggaccgtccacaCCTATCTTTTCTGTCATCTCTCACACGTTTTCAACGGAGAAAACTAGTTGTTAGTTGTATGACAGACCGTCTAGCCAGAGTGCGCGTATCGTCTACGAGTGTGCAGAAAAGGGGCAGCTTGTCCATACCGGCTAGTATTGAATGGATAGGTATAAATAGAAGTGGTGCTCGTGTATGGAAGCTCTTTTGGCCATTACTAGCATACTTTGAGCACATTGGAGCTTGTCATACACTCTCACTCACCCATATTATTTGAGATTACATTCTAGTGAGTGATTGGGTGATTCTAGTGCATTGCATCATCAAAGTGATCTTGAGGCACTATGTGGAACATCAAGTGATTGTCATCGACTTGTTATTTTTGGAGGTtgtcgcctcctagacggcttggtggtgactcTGTCGAACTCTTCATGAAGGCTGTGAAGAAACCTCGGAGGAGTctatgaggggttcgcgcctacgtcGTCGGAGCGGCAAAGGCGACGCTAGTACAATTGAGGTATTGAGTGTTTtactgtccacttggctcaaagatcaagcgatgtcttgatagaggagcaagtgagagctaggaatctacctcaacgtggattaggggtgatcgacaAATCTCACTGTGTTCATAATTCATATGTCGTTACCCATAAAAAATATTGTAGGTAGCGTTTGGTTTTGGAGTAGGGTTGGACTGAGTCGCTACACTCCTAAATCTATTATTGTTAGGATTGGTTTATGTAGAATATAGCGGCTTAAAAAAGAAAAAATATGATCAAATCTTGAACCATCCAACTCCCTATTTTTTTCGAACAAAGTCGTTTCTTGGCATCGAGCCATTCTAAACACTAACTTAGACTGTCTTCAGTGGATCCCCTAAAATAGAGGACATGATACTGTAAATAACAATATTTATCATTGTTTATAGAGTAAAGTCTGAAATAAGGGATGTGATATGAGATGAGATAGGGGAGTTGGTTGACACGGTCTTAGAGATTATCTAAAGATGGCTCAACCTTGTTTCCCTCCCTGACTAATTGTACATTGTTTATTTCAGCAGTGGCTAGCTGCGGAGTGTAGACAGAGGCGTGTGCGTGATGATACACTTTGACCCATAATATAAATGCTGGAAAGGTATATTATAAACCTTTGTTTGTGGCTGCTTCATAATCGGTACACTatcatttttttattttgtcgtTTTTTATTCGAAAATAAACTATCGACGAGACAAATATTCAAGAACGGAGACAATATATTATTAGTATTAATTATGAAATGTGAGTTTAAATAACATAAAGAAGTGATGTGCAGCAGCAATTATGAATCTCGTCATCGTACGTCGCTCTCGATCTACTTCCTGATTATTCCAGCAGCTGAGGTCTCAGATTGCCTCTGTCGACTGTTCTGGCAATACTGGCATGTACGTATATACCTACAACAAGTCAACAACAAGAGGTGTGTCCTGCTTGGCCGACTCCTGATGCGAAATGAAGCATGAATTCGGCGGCGGCGCTACGGTGCCCTGCGAGGCCGCCGGCCGGCCATCATATCCTCTCGTAGTCGAGCTTGTCCGACTGCAATGCAACAAATCACATGCCACAGAGACAGAGAGCGAGAGCGAGGTGAGACGAGTGGTGCATGACGTACAGATTGATCCAACTGGGGATGAATCAGCTACCTTGATGAGCATGTAGGTTGGTAGCCATGCCGGTGGCGTCGGGATCCCCACCCAAGCGATCTGAAATGCATGCACGCGCGCGTTGGTCTGAAACTCTGAACATGTATGGTGGAGGCAGAAAGCATGACGAAACTCTGAACACAGCATGCGCGGATGGAAGTAGTTTTCATTACCAGGGCGTATTCTCCTGTTTCGAAGTTCCTGATATCCAAGACCTCGCCGCGGTCTTGGTATATGTAGTCCAGCCCCTTGTAGAAGGGCGGGTGTCCCACTGACAGATAATTGATGCTGTTCAGGTACTTCTCCTTGTCCACGCGCACAATCTGCCCTTTCTTCACTGCAAAGCTCAGCCAGTTTCATCATGCATGCATGGCCGCGCGCGCGAGAGCTAGAGGGAGAAGTAggggggggtggggggggggggggggggggtcttgTCGTCGTCTTACTCGAGTAGACGGGCTTCTTCTTGAGGATCTTCTTGGGAgcggccgccggcggcggcggcggcgtcgtcTCCTCCCCGGCCGCCGCGGAGGCCCTGCAGATGTGAGGAGCGGCGGAGCGGCGCCGGGCTGGGCCGGCCGGCGTCGCCACTGGGCACGCGCGCGGGAAGAGCGCCCGAGGCGCCGAGGCGAGGGCTTCCATGGTGCGGCGGGCGAAGGGATGGATTGCTCGCTCAGCTAGTCAGCTACTCAGCCAAATCCGGACGCGCGGTGTGCCAGTGCCACAGGACCCGGATAAGGCGATCGATACACGGCTGCCTTTTTGCTATTGGTTGGCCATTTGCTTCCCATTGCAagcgcaagagagagagaggggggggggggaatcaTCATCTACTTTGGCTGCTGTCATGACCTGCCACCACCAAGAAGTGGAGATTCC of Zea mays cultivar B73 chromosome 8, Zm-B73-REFERENCE-NAM-5.0, whole genome shotgun sequence contains these proteins:
- the LOC103636267 gene encoding NAD(P)H-quinone oxidoreductase subunit O, chloroplastic, with the protein product MEALASAPRALFPRACPVATPAGPARRRSAAPHICRASAAAGEETTPPPPPAAAPKKILKKKPVYSMKKGQIVRVDKEKYLNSINYLSVGHPPFYKGLDYIYQDRGEVLDIRNFETGEYALIAWVGIPTPPAWLPTYMLIKSDKLDYERI